The Archangium primigenium genomic interval ACGAGCAGCCGGGCGAACGGGGATAACCCGTCGAGGCGGCGCACGCACAGGGTAAGCTGGCGCCGGGCCCAGACGTCCTCCAGAGGGACGGCGCGCAGGCCGAGCGGGCGCCGCCAGCGCCGGGCGGCCGCCCCGGGCACCACCCCCACCCCGCCCCCGAGCGCCACCACCCGGCACACCTCCTCCACGCCCCGCGGGCGCAGCCGGTAGCGCGGCGGACGGCCAAGCCGAAGGGCCTGGGCCTCCAGCATCTCCTGGAGGGCGCTGCCCTCGGCGAGGCCGACGAGGGGCTCGTCCAGCACCTCGGCGAAGGCCACCGCGCGGCGCATCGCGAGGCGGTGCCCGGGCGCCATCACCACCGCGAGCCGGTCCTCCTGGAAGGCGAAGGTCTCCAGGCCGCCCAGGTCCACCGTGTCCGCCACGAGTCCCACCTCGACCCGGCCCTCCGCCACGGCCTGGACGATGTCCGGGCTGGGCCGCTCCTCCAGTTCCACGTCCACGAGCGGATGCTGGGCGAGGAAGGCGCCGAGCGCTTCCGGGAGCGCGCCGGACAGGGCCGCCGTGTTGCACAACAGCCGCACGCGCCCCCGCAGCCCCTGGGCATGCAGGGCGATGGCGCCTTGGAGGTGCTCCACCTGGAGGAGCACCGCGCGGGCCTCGGGCACCAGGGCCTCGCCCGCCGACGTCAGCCGCACGCCCCGCCCCCGCCGCTCCAGCAGCGCCACCCCCCACCCGTCCTCCAGGCGGTGGATGCGCTCGCTCGCGGCGGCGAGGGACAGGTGCACCCGCCGGGCCCCCCGGGTGATGCTGCCCGTCTCGGCCACCGCGAGGAACAGCCGCAGGTCGGTCAGGTCCGTCAGCGCCCGGGAGAGCGCCTCCCGTGTCGGGCTCATCGGGCCGGGCCGAGGGCGGCCAGGGCCTCCGCGAGGCGGTCACACTCGCCGGGGGTCAGGCCCGAGGCGGCGAGCTGCG includes:
- a CDS encoding LysR substrate-binding domain-containing protein codes for the protein MSPTREALSRALTDLTDLRLFLAVAETGSITRGARRVHLSLAAASERIHRLEDGWGVALLERRGRGVRLTSAGEALVPEARAVLLQVEHLQGAIALHAQGLRGRVRLLCNTAALSGALPEALGAFLAQHPLVDVELEERPSPDIVQAVAEGRVEVGLVADTVDLGGLETFAFQEDRLAVVMAPGHRLAMRRAVAFAEVLDEPLVGLAEGSALQEMLEAQALRLGRPPRYRLRPRGVEEVCRVVALGGGVGVVPGAAARRWRRPLGLRAVPLEDVWARRQLTLCVRRLDGLSPFARLLVDGLRRSPLAG